In Flammeovirgaceae bacterium 311, one DNA window encodes the following:
- a CDS encoding nuclear pore complex subunit — protein MDNFYLEGTPKTPQIEFNALNGVLEISGRSIPENSIEFYRPLLQWLDDYASCPKPQSTMVMKMEYFNTSSSKCLIDLFRKLEKIHLQGANVYVKWYYDEEDEDMQHSGEDFREILRLPIQMICLQEEDSD, from the coding sequence ATGGATAACTTCTACCTGGAAGGTACTCCCAAAACTCCTCAGATTGAATTTAACGCGCTGAATGGTGTGCTGGAAATCAGCGGCCGTTCTATTCCAGAAAATTCCATAGAGTTTTACCGGCCACTGTTACAGTGGCTCGATGATTATGCAAGTTGCCCGAAGCCACAGTCTACCATGGTGATGAAGATGGAGTATTTTAATACGAGCTCTTCTAAATGCCTGATTGACCTATTCCGGAAACTTGAAAAAATTCATTTGCAGGGAGCAAATGTATATGTAAAGTGGTATTACGATGAGGAAGATGAAGATATGCAGCATTCCGGAGAAGACTTCCGTGAAATACTGCGCCTGCCCATCCAAATGATCTGCCTCCAGGAAGAGGATAGTGATTAA
- a CDS encoding dipeptide/tripeptide permease (COG3104 Dipeptide/tripeptide permease), which translates to MSEKQKISGGQAPSFAAEQGTLFGHPKGLMILFFTEMWERFSYYGLRGILVLFLTDKTLDSGGYGWDNESALLLLSIYTAMVYIMSIPGGILADKVFGQRKAVMYGGFTLVAGHFLMAVPYEITFYIALTLIVFGTGLLKPNISTLVGGLYQQGDARRDAGFTIFYMGINVGALLASIIVGYVGERIGWHYGFSLAGFGMLLGQLVFITGQKHLAHVSDMVKPEDKIFTKDQKSATPAKKGFTKKEKDRILAICLSFIIVLIFWASFEQASGLMNLYAKDYTDRYVFGWEVPASWLQGLNSFFIITTAPIVAWIWVSLSRRNINLSSIFKMGLGTAVLGIGFIYMVMAALERNNSEDGTSALSWLVLAYLFHTLGELALSPVSLSFITKVAPQRIVASMMGLYFAVTGMGNFLAGLIGIWAQRQGELEIFAGIAIVTIVLGSLLMVLAKRINKLTHGTEHRHEDEKDAQTGQLLQAEAS; encoded by the coding sequence ATGTCAGAGAAGCAAAAAATTTCCGGAGGTCAGGCCCCAAGCTTTGCAGCTGAGCAGGGTACGCTGTTCGGACATCCGAAGGGATTGATGATTTTGTTCTTCACCGAGATGTGGGAACGCTTCAGCTATTATGGCCTAAGAGGCATCTTAGTCCTTTTTTTAACAGATAAAACTCTTGATAGTGGTGGTTATGGATGGGATAATGAAAGCGCATTGCTCCTGTTGTCTATATACACCGCCATGGTATACATTATGTCTATACCAGGGGGTATCCTGGCCGACAAAGTCTTCGGACAGCGGAAAGCTGTTATGTATGGTGGTTTTACTCTTGTGGCAGGTCACTTTCTGATGGCTGTGCCCTATGAAATTACTTTTTACATAGCCCTTACACTTATAGTATTTGGTACAGGTTTACTTAAGCCAAACATCTCCACACTGGTAGGAGGACTCTATCAGCAGGGTGATGCCAGGCGCGATGCCGGCTTCACTATATTCTACATGGGCATTAACGTAGGGGCGCTGCTGGCTTCTATTATTGTAGGCTATGTAGGTGAGCGTATCGGCTGGCATTACGGATTTTCGCTGGCTGGTTTTGGTATGTTGCTGGGGCAGCTGGTGTTTATTACCGGCCAAAAGCATTTAGCACATGTATCGGACATGGTGAAGCCGGAAGACAAGATTTTTACCAAAGATCAGAAGTCTGCTACCCCGGCTAAAAAAGGATTTACTAAAAAGGAAAAAGACCGTATCCTGGCCATATGCTTATCCTTTATTATTGTACTGATCTTCTGGGCCTCATTTGAGCAGGCAAGCGGTTTGATGAATCTCTACGCAAAGGATTATACAGACCGTTATGTTTTTGGCTGGGAGGTTCCTGCTTCGTGGCTGCAGGGTCTGAATTCTTTCTTTATCATCACCACAGCACCTATCGTTGCATGGATCTGGGTCTCGCTTTCGAGAAGAAATATCAACCTTTCCTCGATCTTTAAGATGGGCTTAGGCACGGCAGTGCTGGGCATAGGCTTTATTTACATGGTAATGGCTGCGCTGGAACGTAATAATTCTGAAGATGGCACTTCAGCGCTTTCCTGGCTTGTGCTGGCTTATCTTTTTCATACCCTGGGAGAACTTGCCCTATCACCTGTTTCGCTCTCCTTCATCACCAAAGTAGCACCACAGCGCATTGTAGCCTCTATGATGGGTCTGTATTTTGCCGTTACCGGTATGGGTAACTTCCTGGCAGGACTTATTGGCATATGGGCACAACGGCAGGGCGAGCTGGAGATTTTTGCAGGTATTGCCATCGTAACCATTGTGCTTGGTTCACTGCTGATGGTGCTGGCCAAACGCATCAATAAGCTCACACATGGCACCGAACACAGGCATGAAGATGAAAAAGATGCACAAACCGGACAATTATTACAAGCAGAGGCATCTTAA
- a CDS encoding phosphoenolpyruvate carboxykinase (COG1866 Phosphoenolpyruvate carboxykinase (ATP)): protein MQEFGLKPTRNGISEMGINSSKNVYWNLSPAELVEQALANDEGRLTDTGALMCDTGEFTGRSPKDRFIVKDSKTKDTVWWGDVNIPFSEEKFDALYQKVVNYLQDKQLYVRDAYAGALADYRLKLRVVNTKAWHNLFCYNMFLRPDREELKNFDPTFTIICAPEFRADPEVDGTRQHNFAILNLSKKIILIGGTAYAGEMKKGIFSVLNYLLPHQEQVLSMHCSANIGREGDTAIFFGLSGTGKTTLSADPDRKLIGDDEHGWTDTAVFNFEGGCYAKTIDITRDNEPEIWDAIRWGSIVENTRFINGTRTVDYSNTSVTQNTRTAYPIYHIENAAEPSVGGIPKNIFFLTCDAHGVLPPISKLDKGQAMYHFISGYTAKVAGTEAGITEPQTVFSACFGAPFLPLHPTVYAEMLGKKMDEHRVNVWLVNTGWSGGGYGVGSRIKLKFTRAMITAALMGALDEVSYEQHPLFGLSMPLSCPGVPSEILSPRNTWKDQEAYDKQAKKLATAFNRNFDKYAENANEEILAGAPVGVSHPERVGVS, encoded by the coding sequence ATGCAAGAATTTGGTCTGAAACCTACCCGCAACGGCATCTCCGAAATGGGTATCAATTCCTCTAAAAACGTGTACTGGAACCTAAGCCCTGCCGAGCTGGTAGAGCAGGCTTTGGCCAATGATGAAGGCCGGCTCACAGACACTGGTGCCCTTATGTGTGATACCGGTGAATTTACCGGCCGGTCTCCAAAAGACCGTTTTATTGTTAAAGATTCCAAAACCAAAGATACCGTTTGGTGGGGAGATGTAAACATACCTTTTTCTGAAGAAAAATTTGATGCTCTTTATCAGAAAGTGGTGAATTACCTGCAGGATAAGCAGCTTTATGTGCGAGATGCCTACGCAGGAGCACTGGCTGATTACAGACTGAAGCTGCGTGTTGTCAATACTAAGGCATGGCATAATTTATTCTGCTATAATATGTTCCTGCGCCCGGACAGGGAAGAATTGAAGAACTTCGATCCTACCTTCACCATTATCTGCGCCCCTGAATTCAGGGCCGATCCGGAAGTGGATGGTACCCGCCAGCACAATTTTGCTATCCTCAACCTCAGCAAAAAGATCATTTTGATCGGTGGCACTGCCTATGCCGGTGAAATGAAGAAGGGCATCTTCTCTGTTTTAAATTACCTGCTGCCTCACCAGGAACAAGTGTTATCCATGCACTGCTCTGCCAATATTGGCCGGGAAGGCGATACTGCCATTTTCTTTGGCCTTAGCGGCACGGGGAAAACCACGCTTTCTGCCGATCCCGACCGCAAGCTGATTGGCGATGATGAGCATGGCTGGACTGATACCGCCGTTTTTAATTTTGAAGGTGGTTGTTATGCCAAAACCATAGATATAACACGTGATAATGAACCCGAAATCTGGGATGCGATCAGATGGGGTTCAATCGTTGAAAATACCCGCTTTATAAATGGTACACGCACGGTAGATTACTCCAATACCAGCGTAACGCAAAACACCAGAACAGCCTATCCCATTTACCATATAGAAAATGCTGCCGAACCATCTGTAGGTGGTATACCAAAGAACATCTTCTTCCTGACCTGCGATGCTCACGGAGTGCTCCCTCCCATCAGTAAACTGGATAAAGGCCAGGCCATGTATCATTTCATAAGCGGTTACACAGCTAAGGTAGCAGGTACGGAAGCTGGTATTACCGAACCTCAGACTGTATTCTCTGCCTGCTTTGGTGCTCCGTTCCTACCCCTGCACCCAACAGTATATGCCGAAATGCTTGGCAAAAAAATGGACGAGCATCGTGTAAATGTATGGCTGGTAAACACCGGCTGGAGTGGCGGAGGTTATGGGGTAGGCAGCCGCATCAAACTTAAATTTACCAGGGCTATGATAACGGCCGCCCTTATGGGTGCCCTTGATGAAGTTTCATACGAGCAGCATCCGTTGTTTGGACTGTCGATGCCCCTTTCCTGCCCTGGCGTACCTTCGGAGATCTTAAGCCCGCGCAATACATGGAAAGATCAGGAGGCATATGATAAGCAGGCAAAAAAGCTTGCAACAGCCTTCAACAGGAATTTTGATAAATATGCTGAAAATGCCAATGAAGAAATTCTGGCAGGAGCCCCTGTAGGCGTATCTCATCCAGAAAGAGTAGGAGTTTCTTAA
- a CDS encoding sigma-70 family RNA polymerase sigma factor (COG1595 DNA-directed RNA polymerase specialized sigma subunit, sigma24 homolog): protein MEYLQTLSDEELLKGCLEKDRKYQEQLYRKYSRKMYAICQGYARDKDMAQDILQDSFVKVFLKISTFEKGNSLEGWIRRVVTNTAIDYFRQSRKLNNFIELEEAHSERLSDDSINKAINVEEILYFLRKLPEGARIIFNLYAIEGYTHKEIADRLSISEGTSKSQYSRAKSILQGYLTGMAG from the coding sequence ATGGAGTATCTTCAGACACTTTCCGACGAAGAACTTCTGAAAGGATGTTTAGAAAAGGACCGCAAGTACCAGGAACAGCTTTACCGGAAATACTCCCGTAAAATGTATGCCATTTGTCAGGGCTATGCCCGGGACAAAGATATGGCCCAGGACATCCTCCAGGACAGCTTTGTAAAGGTGTTTTTGAAGATCAGTACCTTTGAAAAAGGTAATTCACTGGAAGGTTGGATAAGACGCGTAGTTACAAATACTGCCATTGATTATTTCAGGCAGAGTCGCAAGCTCAATAATTTTATAGAGCTGGAAGAAGCACACAGCGAGCGCTTATCCGACGACAGTATTAACAAAGCCATTAACGTTGAGGAAATTCTTTACTTTTTGCGCAAGTTGCCTGAAGGAGCCCGTATTATTTTTAACCTCTATGCCATAGAGGGATATACACATAAAGAAATAGCAGACCGCCTCTCCATCAGCGAGGGAACATCAAAATCGCAGTACAGCAGGGCGAAAAGTATATTACAGGGATATTTAACCGGAATGGCAGGATAA
- a CDS encoding peptidase m23 (COG0739 Membrane proteins related to metalloendopeptidases), which yields MKVPQALPDKALAWQQALPKLQKLAKPPVQLGPDQHLLWIDLSAGNTFLAQLDVADTAATDAYIQQELKQKNAAGAIGGYLENRLLYLRSNVFAADEHRTLHIGMDIWLPAGVPLFAVLPGSVHSYADNDNFGDYGPTIILEHQLEDIQFYTLYGHLSRTSLASLYEGKTFAAGEPIATLGTEAENGNWPPHLHFQIILDMQGRRGDFPGVAAPSQKEYYQQLCPNPNDLLKFRTEDH from the coding sequence ATGAAAGTACCACAAGCACTCCCCGATAAAGCACTTGCATGGCAGCAGGCACTTCCTAAATTACAAAAACTTGCAAAACCACCCGTGCAACTAGGGCCCGACCAGCACCTGCTCTGGATTGATCTCTCTGCCGGGAACACTTTTCTGGCTCAGCTGGATGTGGCTGATACGGCTGCTACGGATGCATACATTCAGCAGGAGCTAAAGCAAAAAAATGCGGCTGGAGCCATTGGTGGTTACCTGGAAAACAGGCTGCTTTACCTGCGCAGCAATGTTTTTGCAGCAGATGAACATCGTACACTGCATATTGGTATGGATATCTGGCTACCGGCGGGAGTGCCCCTTTTTGCAGTACTGCCCGGCAGTGTGCACAGTTATGCTGATAATGACAACTTTGGTGATTATGGCCCTACCATAATCCTGGAGCACCAGTTGGAGGATATACAGTTTTACACCCTCTACGGCCACCTCAGCCGCACTTCTCTAGCTTCTTTATACGAGGGTAAAACCTTTGCTGCCGGGGAGCCTATTGCTACGCTTGGTACAGAAGCAGAAAACGGAAACTGGCCGCCACACCTGCATTTTCAGATTATACTGGATATGCAGGGGCGCAGGGGCGATTTCCCTGGAGTGGCAGCACCTTCTCAAAAGGAGTACTACCAGCAGCTCTGCCCCAACCCAAATGATTTGTTAAAATTTCGTACGGAAGATCATTAA
- a CDS encoding Na+ dependent nucleoside transporter domain-containing protein (COG1972 Nucleoside permease), translating into MDIIRALLGIIALVGFAYLFSSKKSAIDWRLVGIGLLLQITFGVLITQVDVVARAFGKLSEAFVIFLGFSDDGARFIFGNLVDASGNWGFIFAFKVLPTIIFFSTVTAGLYYLGILQKIVFGIAWIMARTMRLSGAESLSAAGNIFLGQTEAPLLVRPFVPRMTRSELMCLMTGGMATIAGGVLAGYVAFLGGDDIAERTRFATYLLSASIMNAPAAIVISKIIVPEQHPEQIDRELKVNSESLGVNLIDALSRGAAEGLKLALNVGGMLLAFIAVIYALNGFFAGVLGQIPLGGLTINEAIRESTNGAFSGLTLEYLLGQVFRVFTWIMGVEWSETLLVGSLLGQKTVINEFVAYSSLADIKAGAGLSPKSIIIATYALCGFSNFSSIAIQIGGIGGMAPNQQGELSRLGMRALLAATIACMMTATIAGALMV; encoded by the coding sequence GTGGATATAATAAGAGCCTTATTAGGAATTATTGCATTGGTAGGGTTTGCCTATCTGTTTTCCAGTAAAAAAAGTGCCATAGACTGGCGTTTGGTAGGCATAGGCCTGTTGCTTCAGATTACCTTTGGCGTTCTTATTACCCAGGTTGATGTTGTTGCCAGGGCCTTTGGTAAGTTAAGCGAAGCCTTTGTAATCTTTCTGGGATTTAGTGATGATGGTGCCCGCTTTATATTCGGAAACCTCGTAGATGCCTCCGGTAACTGGGGCTTTATTTTTGCCTTCAAGGTATTGCCCACTATTATTTTCTTCTCTACTGTTACAGCAGGTTTGTATTACCTGGGCATCCTTCAGAAAATTGTTTTTGGTATAGCCTGGATCATGGCCCGCACCATGCGTTTAAGCGGGGCAGAAAGCCTTTCGGCAGCGGGTAATATATTCCTGGGGCAAACAGAAGCGCCGCTGCTGGTGCGCCCATTTGTGCCCCGCATGACCCGCTCCGAACTTATGTGCCTCATGACGGGCGGTATGGCTACCATTGCCGGTGGAGTACTGGCTGGCTATGTGGCCTTTCTGGGCGGCGATGACATTGCAGAAAGAACCCGTTTTGCCACCTATCTGCTAAGCGCCTCTATTATGAATGCACCGGCAGCCATTGTAATCTCTAAAATTATAGTTCCGGAGCAGCACCCCGAACAAATAGACCGTGAATTAAAAGTTAACTCTGAAAGCCTGGGGGTAAACCTGATTGATGCGCTCTCTCGTGGTGCTGCAGAAGGCCTGAAGCTTGCCCTCAATGTGGGAGGTATGCTGCTTGCCTTTATTGCAGTGATTTATGCCTTGAATGGCTTCTTTGCAGGTGTACTGGGCCAGATTCCGCTGGGAGGGCTTACAATCAATGAGGCCATCAGGGAAAGCACCAATGGTGCTTTTAGTGGTTTAACACTTGAATATCTGCTGGGGCAGGTATTCAGAGTATTTACATGGATAATGGGTGTAGAATGGTCAGAGACGCTACTGGTAGGCAGTTTACTGGGCCAGAAAACAGTTATCAACGAATTTGTAGCTTACAGCAGCCTGGCAGATATAAAAGCTGGCGCAGGTTTAAGCCCAAAATCCATCATCATTGCTACCTATGCCCTTTGTGGCTTTTCTAATTTCAGCTCCATTGCCATTCAGATTGGTGGTATTGGTGGCATGGCGCCTAATCAGCAGGGCGAACTTAGCCGCCTGGGCATGCGGGCACTGCTGGCCGCCACCATTGCCTGTATGATGACGGCAACTATAGCAGGCGCCCTGATGGTTTAA
- a CDS encoding hypothetical protein (COG1259 Uncharacterized conserved protein), which translates to MEKIKLEILGLSSSQSQSGSFALVLGEAHGKRRLPIIIGMFEAQAIAIEIEKIIPNRPMTHDLFKSFAQSFDFEVEEIVISDLKEGVFFAKIVCSNGSKHIEVDARPSDAIAIGLRFNVPIYTFESVMSEAGIVLSEDPEEEEDDKTTRTSSSKRESAKKGSSKPFTEQLKDLSSDKLSKMLEEALQKEDYERAAKIRDEMNRRN; encoded by the coding sequence GTGGAGAAGATTAAATTAGAAATACTAGGTCTGTCATCCAGCCAATCCCAGTCGGGATCATTTGCGCTGGTTTTGGGAGAAGCGCATGGTAAGCGCAGATTACCCATCATCATAGGAATGTTCGAGGCTCAGGCAATTGCCATAGAGATCGAGAAAATTATTCCTAACAGGCCTATGACGCACGACCTTTTTAAATCTTTTGCCCAGAGCTTTGATTTTGAGGTAGAGGAAATTGTGATATCCGACCTGAAGGAAGGTGTTTTCTTTGCCAAGATTGTATGCAGCAACGGCTCCAAGCATATCGAGGTAGATGCACGTCCATCTGATGCCATAGCCATTGGGCTGCGCTTTAATGTGCCTATCTATACTTTTGAGAGTGTTATGTCTGAGGCTGGTATTGTGCTATCTGAAGATCCTGAAGAGGAGGAAGATGATAAAACCACACGCACCAGCAGCAGCAAACGCGAAAGTGCAAAAAAAGGCAGCAGCAAACCCTTTACGGAACAGCTCAAAGATCTCTCAAGCGATAAGCTAAGCAAAATGCTGGAAGAGGCACTGCAAAAAGAAGATTACGAGCGTGCCGCAAAAATTCGCGATGAAATGAACCGCCGAAATTAA
- a CDS encoding electron transfer flavoprotein subunit alpha (COG2025 Electron transfer flavoprotein, alpha subunit) yields the protein MSVLVFIESADGAIKKSSFEAVAYAAAIGQGDVTAIYLGQIDATELQKAGSYGASKVLHVNEERLNKGNIQAYASSLAQALQHSGANILVLAKSALGDPVAARVAIKANASFVSNVTDLPDTSAGFKVTRSIYTGKAFATEEMKGDVKVIAIKKNVVDLQETGGSAEVEAFTPNLSDSDFAVNITKTEKQEGDILLPEADIVVSGGRGMKGPENWGMLEELAGELGAATGCSKPVSDMGWRPHHEHVGQTGVKVSPTLYLAVGISGAIQHLAGVNSSKVIVVVNKDPEAPFFKAADYGIVGDAFEVVPKLTEAIRAAK from the coding sequence ATGTCTGTATTAGTATTTATAGAAAGCGCAGATGGCGCTATAAAAAAATCTTCTTTTGAGGCAGTAGCCTATGCTGCTGCCATAGGGCAGGGTGATGTAACTGCCATTTACCTGGGCCAGATTGATGCTACCGAGCTACAAAAAGCAGGTAGCTACGGAGCCTCTAAAGTGCTGCATGTAAACGAAGAACGCCTGAATAAAGGCAACATACAAGCCTACGCCAGCTCCCTGGCACAGGCCCTGCAGCATAGCGGCGCCAATATTCTGGTGTTGGCAAAATCAGCACTTGGCGATCCTGTAGCTGCGCGTGTTGCCATTAAAGCAAACGCCTCATTTGTTTCTAATGTAACAGATTTACCAGATACCAGCGCCGGGTTTAAAGTAACCCGCAGCATCTATACTGGTAAAGCTTTTGCAACTGAAGAGATGAAAGGTGATGTAAAAGTTATTGCCATCAAAAAAAATGTGGTAGACTTGCAGGAAACTGGCGGATCTGCAGAGGTAGAAGCTTTTACACCAAACCTGAGCGATAGTGATTTTGCAGTGAACATCACCAAAACCGAAAAGCAGGAGGGTGATATCTTACTTCCTGAAGCAGATATTGTAGTATCTGGCGGCAGGGGGATGAAAGGTCCTGAAAACTGGGGCATGCTGGAAGAGCTTGCTGGGGAATTGGGTGCCGCTACCGGCTGCAGCAAGCCTGTGTCAGATATGGGATGGCGCCCGCACCACGAACACGTTGGTCAGACAGGTGTGAAAGTAAGCCCGACCCTTTACCTGGCAGTAGGTATTTCAGGTGCCATACAGCACCTGGCCGGTGTTAACTCAAGTAAAGTAATTGTAGTAGTAAATAAAGATCCCGAGGCGCCTTTCTTCAAAGCTGCCGATTACGGAATTGTTGGCGATGCCTTTGAGGTTGTGCCGAAGCTAACCGAAGCTATAAGGGCTGCTAAATAA
- a CDS encoding electron transfer flavoprotein alpha/beta-subunit (COG2086 Electron transfer flavoprotein, beta subunit) codes for MKILVCITHVPDTTSKISFSDNNTKFSTAGVQYIIGPYDDYALARAVELKEQSGGSVTVLNVGEADTEPTIRKALAIGADDAIRINSHPHDSFFVAQQIAAVAKENGYDLILMGRESIDFNGGMVHGMVGEMLGIPSVSPVMKLDIQGSNATLAREIEGGKEYLELSLPFVAGCQEPIAEWKIPNMRGIMTARTKKLDVREPVSTETKTELERYDTPPPKGAVKMIDKENVGELVRLLKTEAKVL; via the coding sequence ATGAAGATTCTGGTTTGCATAACGCACGTTCCGGATACCACATCCAAAATCTCTTTTTCAGATAATAATACAAAGTTCAGCACTGCCGGCGTACAATATATCATTGGTCCATATGATGATTATGCACTTGCCCGTGCCGTTGAGCTGAAGGAACAATCTGGAGGCTCTGTAACTGTGCTTAATGTGGGTGAGGCCGATACTGAACCTACGATCCGCAAAGCACTGGCCATAGGTGCCGACGACGCCATTCGTATAAATTCCCATCCGCATGATTCATTTTTTGTGGCCCAGCAAATTGCCGCTGTTGCCAAAGAAAATGGGTACGACCTGATACTAATGGGCCGTGAGTCAATCGATTTCAATGGTGGCATGGTACATGGCATGGTGGGTGAAATGCTTGGCATCCCTTCTGTGTCACCGGTAATGAAACTGGACATACAAGGATCCAATGCTACCCTTGCACGCGAAATTGAAGGCGGAAAAGAATACCTGGAATTAAGCCTTCCCTTTGTAGCAGGATGCCAGGAGCCCATTGCAGAATGGAAAATTCCAAACATGCGCGGTATCATGACGGCCCGTACTAAAAAACTGGATGTGCGTGAACCCGTATCTACGGAGACAAAAACCGAACTAGAGCGTTACGACACACCGCCACCAAAAGGGGCAGTGAAAATGATCGATAAAGAAAATGTTGGAGAGTTGGTTCGGCTGCTGAAAACAGAAGCCAAGGTACTGTAA
- a CDS encoding hypothetical protein (COG0457 FOG: TPR repeat) has product MQEQRIAQLQQMLQDNPQDPFLLYALALEYRNQDLQQAQTYFNTLLQQHPDYLPTYYHAAALYAETGLTDRAKQIYELGINLALQQNDAHTLRELRNAYQNLLLDLDEL; this is encoded by the coding sequence ATGCAGGAGCAACGAATAGCCCAGCTGCAGCAGATGCTGCAAGATAACCCACAAGACCCTTTTCTGCTTTATGCCCTGGCATTGGAATACCGAAACCAGGATTTACAGCAAGCCCAAACTTATTTCAATACCTTGTTGCAGCAACATCCGGACTATCTCCCAACCTACTATCATGCAGCCGCATTATACGCAGAAACCGGCCTGACAGATCGGGCTAAACAGATCTATGAACTAGGCATAAACCTGGCCCTGCAACAAAACGATGCGCATACTTTGCGGGAGCTGCGCAATGCCTATCAAAACCTTCTGCTGGATTTGGACGAGCTATAA
- a CDS encoding glucose sorbosone dehydrogenase (COG2133 Glucose/sorbosone dehydrogenases), producing MLIAPSHAQDNEGEEPVTATIEGHVFKPVKRKATDERVAQLKVPAGFRIQKFAEDLGNTRMMAINTDGTLYVTRREQGDVLMLKDTNGDGKADVKQTVAKQEDMHGITIHEGKVYLATVKQLYVTDIKQDGMLGELQKIGEELPDGGQHPNRTLRFGPDGKLYISIGSTCNACEETNPEHATLLQANADGTNRKVYAKGLRNTFGFDWHPQSRQLWGMDHGIDWLGDEAQREELNLIEEGEDYGWPYVYEDGKSVPHRSPDDKSHSEKAAESKFPVLTHDAHSSGMGMLFYTGTQFPAEYRNNAFVVFRGSWNRSNPVGYKLARVKYDANGQPTAFEDFLTGFLIEEGRAHIGRPVSVAQHPDGSLFLCDDSNGMINRISYTTGIQQGQKRRKN from the coding sequence TTGCTGATAGCGCCATCCCATGCCCAGGATAACGAGGGGGAAGAGCCTGTAACAGCCACTATTGAGGGGCATGTGTTTAAGCCGGTTAAAAGGAAAGCCACAGATGAGCGTGTTGCTCAGCTTAAAGTTCCTGCCGGTTTCAGGATACAGAAGTTTGCAGAAGACCTGGGAAATACCAGGATGATGGCCATTAATACAGATGGCACCCTGTATGTTACCCGCCGGGAACAGGGAGATGTACTGATGTTGAAGGATACTAATGGAGATGGTAAGGCAGATGTAAAGCAGACGGTTGCCAAACAGGAAGATATGCACGGTATTACCATTCACGAAGGTAAAGTATACCTGGCTACTGTAAAACAGCTGTATGTAACTGATATAAAGCAGGATGGTATGCTGGGGGAGCTGCAAAAAATTGGAGAAGAACTGCCCGATGGCGGCCAGCACCCCAACCGCACCCTCCGTTTTGGACCCGATGGTAAACTGTATATTTCTATAGGAAGCACCTGCAATGCCTGCGAAGAAACCAATCCGGAACATGCAACGCTGCTACAGGCCAATGCCGATGGCACTAACAGAAAAGTATATGCCAAAGGATTACGTAATACGTTTGGCTTTGACTGGCACCCACAGAGCCGCCAGCTTTGGGGCATGGACCATGGTATAGACTGGCTCGGTGATGAAGCGCAGCGCGAAGAACTTAACCTGATTGAGGAGGGTGAGGATTACGGCTGGCCTTATGTATATGAAGATGGCAAATCGGTGCCACACCGCTCACCGGATGATAAATCGCACAGCGAAAAGGCTGCGGAAAGCAAGTTTCCCGTACTTACCCACGATGCACACAGTTCGGGCATGGGCATGTTATTTTATACCGGCACCCAGTTCCCTGCAGAATACAGGAACAATGCCTTTGTAGTATTCAGGGGCTCCTGGAACCGCAGCAATCCTGTAGGTTATAAATTAGCCAGGGTTAAATATGACGCGAATGGCCAGCCAACAGCTTTCGAAGATTTCCTGACAGGATTTCTGATTGAAGAGGGGCGGGCCCATATTGGAAGGCCGGTAAGTGTTGCACAACATCCGGACGGGTCTTTGTTTTTATGCGACGATTCTAACGGAATGATCAATAGAATTTCCTATACCACAGGCATACAGCAGGGCCAGAAGCGTAGAAAAAATTAA